Proteins from a genomic interval of Pseudomonas versuta:
- a CDS encoding DUF2802 domain-containing protein, translating into MILEAAVIVLGLLWAATLWVLVTHIRRQRASAAQQARADELRDRRLRELTRRLDTYQNGNVQMGEDLHELRAVVAPLPEKLTQLEQRDPTSLSFNQAARLVGMGASVDELTQSCGLTQAEAELMSKMHKG; encoded by the coding sequence TTGATCCTTGAGGCGGCGGTAATCGTCCTGGGCTTGCTTTGGGCTGCGACATTGTGGGTGTTAGTGACCCACATCCGCCGCCAGCGCGCGAGTGCCGCGCAGCAGGCGAGGGCGGACGAACTGCGTGACCGGCGCCTCAGGGAACTGACACGGCGCCTGGACACCTACCAGAACGGCAATGTGCAGATGGGAGAAGATCTGCACGAACTGCGTGCCGTGGTTGCGCCGTTGCCCGAGAAACTGACTCAACTTGAACAGCGCGATCCCACCAGCCTGTCGTTCAACCAGGCCGCGCGTCTGGTGGGCATGGGCGCCAGCGTTGACGAATTGACCCAGTCCTGCGGCCTGACCCAGGCCGAGGCCGAGTTGATGAGCAAAATGCACAAAGGCTAA
- a CDS encoding chemotaxis protein CheW, translating into MSKAAAQQSSEDPILQWVTFKLDNETYGINVMQVQEVLRYTEIAPVPGAPSYVLGIINLRGNVVTVIDTRQRFGLHNAEITDNSRIVIIEADKQVVGILVDSVAEVVYLRQSEIETAPNVGNDESAKFIQGVCNKNGELLILVELDKMMTEEEWSDLENI; encoded by the coding sequence ATGAGCAAGGCAGCGGCACAACAGAGCAGCGAAGATCCGATCCTGCAATGGGTCACCTTCAAGCTGGACAACGAGACCTACGGCATCAACGTGATGCAGGTGCAGGAAGTGCTGCGTTACACCGAAATCGCTCCGGTTCCCGGTGCGCCGTCCTACGTGCTGGGCATCATTAACCTGCGCGGCAATGTGGTAACCGTGATCGACACGCGTCAGCGTTTTGGCTTGCATAACGCAGAGATCACCGACAACTCGCGCATCGTCATCATTGAAGCCGACAAGCAAGTGGTCGGGATTCTGGTCGACAGCGTGGCGGAAGTGGTTTACCTGCGTCAGTCGGAAATCGAAACGGCGCCTAATGTAGGCAACGACGAATCGGCCAAATTCATCCAGGGCGTGTGCAACAAGAACGGCGAACTGCTGATTCTGGTTGAGCTGGACAAGATGATGACCGAAGAAGAATGGTCGGACCTGGAGAACATCTGA
- a CDS encoding CheW domain-containing protein — protein MTQPTALSHGPQLALQSYLDDLLFDATEALLQVEPPAPELDEFAGAALEEQVRDARAQALTLAMPVTLADVGVAAESFVHPLVEVHRPRAAAQLPVHNDGRPAWADEPFECLLFDVAGLTLAVPLVCLGSIYSLQGRELTPLFGQPDWFLGILPSQSGNLNVLDTARWVMPDRYRDDFREGLQYVISVQGYDWGLAVHQVSRSLRLDPNQIKWRTKRGQRPWLAGTVIEHMCALLDVEQLAELISSGAARHTASAGTTDK, from the coding sequence ATGACACAGCCGACAGCGCTTTCTCACGGACCGCAATTGGCTTTGCAATCCTATCTCGACGACTTGCTGTTCGATGCCACTGAAGCGTTGCTGCAGGTTGAGCCGCCAGCCCCGGAACTGGACGAGTTTGCCGGCGCTGCGCTTGAAGAGCAGGTGCGTGATGCGCGTGCTCAAGCGCTGACGCTCGCCATGCCGGTAACGCTGGCCGATGTGGGCGTTGCAGCCGAGTCGTTCGTCCATCCTCTGGTGGAGGTTCATCGGCCGCGAGCGGCGGCTCAATTACCGGTGCACAACGACGGTCGCCCGGCATGGGCCGACGAGCCCTTCGAATGTCTGCTGTTTGACGTGGCCGGATTGACGCTGGCAGTGCCGCTGGTGTGCCTGGGTTCGATTTACTCACTGCAAGGTCGGGAATTGACCCCGCTGTTTGGTCAGCCTGACTGGTTTCTGGGCATCCTGCCTAGCCAGAGCGGCAACCTCAACGTACTGGACACCGCGCGCTGGGTGATGCCCGACCGCTATCGCGATGATTTTCGCGAGGGCCTGCAATACGTCATTTCGGTCCAGGGTTACGACTGGGGGCTGGCCGTGCATCAAGTCAGCCGCTCGCTGCGCCTGGACCCCAACCAGATCAAATGGCGCACCAAGCGCGGGCAACGCCCGTGGCTGGCGGGCACGGTGATTGAGCACATGTGTGCGCTGCTGGATGTAGAGCAACTGGCCGAGCTGATTAGCAGCGGTGCGGCCAGGCACACGGCCAGTGCCGGGACAACCGACAAATAA
- a CDS encoding ParA family protein produces the protein MRVWAVANQKGGVGKTTTSIALAGLLAEAGKRVVVVDLDPHGSMTSYFGYDPDALEHSVYDLFLHQGQVPQGLAAQLLLPTSHPNIALLPATTALATLERQAPGQSGLGLVIARSLAQLWQDYDYAIIDSPPILGVLMVNALAASQQLIIPVQTEHLALKGLERMVHTLRMINRSRQQELPFCIVPTLFDRRTQASMSTLRVLRDVYPDTLWQGFVPVDTRLRDASRAGQTPSQFDEKSRGVIAYRALLKHVLTRQLAPQAV, from the coding sequence ATGAGAGTCTGGGCAGTAGCCAATCAAAAAGGTGGAGTCGGCAAGACCACCACATCCATCGCTCTGGCCGGTTTGCTGGCTGAGGCGGGCAAGCGCGTGGTAGTGGTCGACCTCGACCCGCACGGTTCCATGACCAGCTATTTCGGTTATGACCCCGATGCCCTTGAGCACAGCGTGTACGACTTGTTTCTGCACCAGGGCCAGGTGCCCCAAGGCCTGGCTGCGCAATTGCTGCTGCCCACCAGTCACCCGAACATTGCCTTGTTGCCAGCGACCACTGCGCTGGCAACCCTGGAGCGTCAGGCGCCGGGGCAGAGTGGTCTGGGCCTGGTGATCGCCCGTAGCCTGGCGCAACTGTGGCAGGACTATGACTACGCCATCATCGACAGCCCGCCGATTCTGGGGGTGCTGATGGTCAATGCATTGGCGGCCAGCCAGCAGCTGATCATCCCGGTGCAAACCGAGCATCTGGCGCTCAAGGGCCTGGAGCGCATGGTCCATACCCTGCGCATGATCAACCGCTCGCGCCAGCAGGAGCTGCCGTTCTGCATCGTGCCGACATTGTTCGACCGCCGCACTCAAGCCTCCATGAGCACCCTGCGGGTGTTGCGCGATGTGTATCCCGACACCCTGTGGCAGGGCTTTGTCCCGGTCGACACGCGCCTGCGTGATGCCAGCCGGGCAGGGCAGACACCCTCGCAGTTTGACGAAAAAAGCCGTGGGGTGATCGCCTACCGGGCATTGCTCAAACATGTATTGACCCGCCAGCTTGCGCCACAGGCGGTTTGA